In Prunus dulcis chromosome 1, ALMONDv2, whole genome shotgun sequence, the following are encoded in one genomic region:
- the LOC117612993 gene encoding 1-acylglycerol-3-phosphate O-acyltransferase-like — translation MNLRRLSSRMADEISRSAQRETSAASSTAAVAAENAKLKSKSIWPSVLRWIPTSTDKIIAAEKRLLSLVKTPYVQERVNIGSGPPGSKVRWFRSESNEERCINTVSFDSKEGSPTLVMIHGYGASQGFFFRNFDALASRFRVIAIDQLGWGGSSRPDFTCKSTEETEAWFIDSFEEWRKAKNLSNFILLGHSFGGYIASKYALKHPEHVQHLILVGPAGFSSESDTKFQWVTQFKATWKGAIFNHLWESNFTPQKLVRGLGPLGPNLVRSYTSTRFGSYSTGTTLTEEESGLLTDYVYHTLAAKASGELCLKYIFSFGAFARSPLIHSAPDWKVPTTFIYGYLDWMNYQGAQEAGKHMKVPCEIIRVPEAGHFVFIDQPDRFHSAVLYACRRFLSPDPDVESLPEGLTSA, via the exons ATGAACCTGCGTAGACTTTCGTCGAGAATGGCCGACGAAATTAGCAGGTCCGCCCAACGAGAAACCTCCGCTGCTTCTTCTactgctgctgttgctgcagaaaatgcaaaattaaaatcaaaatccatCTGGCCTTCTGTCCTCCGTTGGATCCCCACCTCCACCGATAAGATCATTGCCGCCGAGAAGCGCCTCCTCTCTCTTGTCAA GACCCCTTACGTTCAAGAACGGGTGAATATAGGATCTGGACCGCCTGGCTCCAAAGTGAGGTGGTTTCGATCTGAAAGCAATGAAGAAAGGTGTATCAACACGGTTTCATTTGACAGCAAAGAGGGTTCTCCTACTCTTGTGATGATTCACGGATATGGTGCTTCTCAAGGTTTCTTCTTTAGAAATTTTGATGCCCTCGCCAGTCGGTTCAGGGTCATTGCCATTGATCAACTTGG TTGGGGCGGTTCAAGCAGGCCTGATTTTACATGCAAAAGCACTGAAG AAACTGAAGCATGGTTCATTGATTCTTTTGAAGAATGGCGAAAAGCCAAGAACCTCAGCAACTTTATATTACTTGGGCATTCATTTGGTGGGTACATTGCATCTAAGTATGCTTTGAAG CATCCCGAGCACGTTCAGCATTTGATTTTGGTGGGGCCTGCTGGGTTTTCATCCGAGTCAGACACAAAATTTCAGTGGGTTACCCAGTTCAAAGCAACATGGAAAGGAGCAATTTTCAACCATTTGTGGGAGTCTAATTTTACTCCTCAGAAGTTAGTCAG AGGGTTAGGGCCCTTGGGTCCAAATCTTGTTCGGAGTTACACCAGTACTAGATTCGGTTCTTATTCAACAGGGACCACGCTTACTGAAGAGGAATCCGGACTGTTAACAG ATTATGTATACCATACTTTAGCAGCCAAAGCTAGTGGGGAGCTGTGCTTAaagtatatattttcttttggagcGTTTGCTAGGAGTCCCCTTATTCACAG TGCACCAGATTGGAAAGTGCCAACTACTTTCATTTATGGCTATCTAGACTGGATGAACTACCAAGGGGCTCAAGAAGCTGGCAAGCATATGAAGGTTCCGTGTGAGATAATTAGGGTTCCTGAG GCTGGGCACTTCGTATTCATAGACCAACCGGATCGTTTCCATTCAGCTGTTTTGTATGCTTGCCGAAGATTTCTTTCTCCTGACCCTGACGTTGAATCGTTACCTGAAGGTTTGACATCTGCCTGA
- the LOC117617929 gene encoding lysine-specific histone demethylase 1 homolog 3-like yields MDGEEKKSGFKRRSKLIEANINSDDDEPIGSLLKLKRQRNPKKVKPRLEGVSERSRKVEDEEEDLGGLDDTLASLRKKLKGPKKDSGAGTIRGRDVVQSLDRSSNGPVEDGGLDEKSVSMVLEKGPVMVDDGSDVTIDMEVENKLKGKGKRPKVSESRGYGEGSNSSLDHHPEDSLSAIFRKAQSGFTKKSRTSSSPKENNGSQVLEDGLNPSSEGVTGNTMPVMNNEAIVDPYGSNFQEGPCNSDKVNDGDSKHLTHKTQTFEDGLKHCSMVDLSTLTKYDVERHHSIPCPKQMEDVHGVGDRDSKGGFTDAFCIESKDVLDMSEDKRLVSSSHLPQNSLTYHVKMEDELDSDRCQNFSQHTQHPLCSFASGTLKMEETHNICNGLISCTEEPGLASHSLPEEKAVIADSRLSSLDITSSRAQKLGYANQLNHQEESFETCVHSNKSTAPIQKGSSAIRQDLSSDEASKERNGPNHDYLIIDEEADGASPPLCTYENESCPEDTVSLPDVENKDTKLSAVQRVVRNVRKRRHGDMAYEGDADWEVLINDQGLDSDNSFRTRVKFDSSSSIGTEAESGEAAAVSAGLKAHAVGPVEKIKFKEILKRRGGIQDYLECRNQILALWSKDVSRILPLTDCGVTDTACAGEPPRASLIRDIYAFLDLSGYINVGIACEKDKAEPGSKHDYKILREKNFEEISGVSVADSEDGVSFIIGQVKSSKTSVDVKNGVLIENENVTRRATNDNGLITAVELALSNATNHVDCNSAYQENSSGDARLQNRLDNMDFSSSDPTGEALGGGAVPVATPEMKNVSHSIQSASHDHAVRNSNPQCGPEVRMEIIVIGAGPAGLTAARHLQRQGFSVTILEARSRIGGRVYTDRSSLSVPVDLGASIITGVEADWATERRPDPSSLVCAQLGLELTVLNSDCPLYDITTGAKVPADLDEALEAEFNSLLDDMVLLVAQEGEHAMRMSLEEGLEYALKRRRMAQTGTSVKEKELHEQELLSPLERRVMDWHFANLEYGCAALLKEVSLPNWNQDDVYGGFGGAHCMIKGGYSTVVESLGEGLCIHLNHVVTDISYGIKNAGLNTNQCNKVKVSTSNGNDFLGDAVLITVPLGCLKAETIKFSPPLPHWKHSSIQQLGFGVLNKVVLEFPDVFWDDSVDYFGATAEETDLRGQCFMFWNIRKTVGAPVLIALLVGKAAIDGQNMSSSDHVNHALVVLRKLFGEASVPDPVASVVTDWGRDPFSYGAYSYVAVGASGEDYDILGKPVENCLFFAGEATCKEHPDTVGGAMMSGLREAVRIIDILTTGNDHTAEVEAIEAIQRQSDSERDEVRDITRRLDAVELSNVLYKNREALLQDMFFNSKTTKGRLHLVKELLSLPVETLKSVAGTKEGLTTLNSWILDSMGKAGTQLLRHCVRLLVLVSTDLLAVRLSGIGKTVKEKVCVHTSRDIRAIASQLVSVWLEVFRKEKASNGGLKLSRQAAAVDSFKRKPIRDPSSGKPPLHTFHGALEHKGSLQDSASTANHLPLNAVKKVNGKAIKIEAVNSSKLEINSSRSRGSTGRPDTKPEVNNFAMTEAERAAIAAAEAARAAALAAAEAYASSEAKSSTLLHLPKIPSFHKFARRDQYPQIDEYDFRRKWSGGDLGRQDCISEIDSRNCKVRNWSVDFSAACVNLDSSRMSVDNLSQRSHPNETASQLNFREHSGESAAVDSSIYTKAWVDTAGSVGIKDYHAIEMWQSQAAAADPDFFHPAPYINDEEDSNTTSKKLSWKHEGIVNESSVSQVTVNKESLKNHHRGADQIKQAVVDYVASLLMPLYKAKKIDRDGYKSIMKKSATKVMEQATDAEKAMAVSGFLDFKRRNKIRAFVDKLIERHMAVKPAVKS; encoded by the exons ATGGACGGAGAGGAGAAGAAGTCTGGATTTAAGCGAAGATCTAAGTTAATCGAGGCTAATATTAATTCAGATGATGATGAGCCAATTGGGTCACTGTTGAAGTTGAAGAGGCAGCGAAACCCTAAGAAGGTTAAGCCACGGTTAGAGGGTGTCAGCGAAAGGAGCAGGAAGGTTGAGGACGAAGAAGAGGATTTGGGGGGGCTGGATGATACCTTGGCAAGTTTGAGGAAGAAGTTGAAGGGTCCTAAGAAAGATTCTGGGGCTGGAACTATTAGGGGAAGGGATGTTGTACAGTCTTTGGACCGGTCCTCTAATGGGCCTGTGGAGGATGGGGggttggatgaaaaatcaGTGTCAATGGTGCTAGAGAAAGGTCCGGTCATGGTTGATGATGGATCTGATGTGACTATCGATATGGAGGTAGAAAACAAGCTTAAGGGAAAGGGAAAGAGACCCAAAGTTTCTGAGTCTCGGGGATATGGGGAAGGTTCTAATAGCTCTTTGGATCATCATCCAGAAGATTCATTATCAGCAATTTTCCGGAAGGCACAATCTGGTTTTACTAAAAAGTCTCGTACCTCTTCGAGTcctaaagaaaataatggttCTCAGGTTTTGGAGGATGGATTGAACCCTAGTTCGGAAGGTGTTACAGGAAACACCATGCCTGTGATGAACAATGAAGCCATAGTGGATCCTTATGGTTCAAATTTTCAAGAGGGGCCATGCAACTCTGATAAAGTTAATGATGGAGACAGCAAACATTTGACACATAAAACACAAACTTTTGAGGACGGATTGAAGCACTGCTCTATGGTAGACTTAAGTACTCTGACGAAGTATGATGTAGAAAGGCATCATTCGATTCCTTGTCCAAAACAGATGGAAGATGTACATGGGGTTGGTGACCGTGACTCCAAAGGAGGTTTTACTGATGCCTTCTGCATTGAGTCGAAGGATGTTTTGGATATGTCCGAGGACAAACGCTTGGTGTCCTCATCACATCTACCACAGAATTCCTTGACATACCATGTGAAGATGGAAGATGAGCTTGATTCTGATCGATGTCAAAACTTTTCCCAGCATACTCAACATCCGTTGTGTAGCTTTGCTTCTGGCACACTGAAGATGGAAGAAACTCACAATATTTGTAATGGTCTAATTTCTTGCACTGAGGAGCCAGGCCTTGCTTCACATTCTTTACCGGAGGAAAAGGCTGTAATAGCCGATAGTCGGTTATCTTCACTTGATATCACTTCTAGTAGAGCCCAAAAACTTGGCTATGCTAACCAGTTGAATCACCAAGAGGAATCCTTTGAAACCTGTGTCCATTCAAACAAATCTACTGCTCCCATCCAGAAGGGCAGCTCTGCTATACGTCAAGATCTATCCTCTGATGAAGCATCCAAAGAGAGAAATGGTCCAAATCATGATTATCTCATCATTGATGAAGAAGCTGATGGAGCCTCTCCGCCTCTGTGTACATATGAAAATGAGAGTTGCCCAGAAGACACAGTATCTCTACCTGATGTCGAAAACAAAGACACTAAGCTATCAGCTGTCCAGCGTGTAGTGCGCAATGTTAGAAAGCGTAGGCATGGAGACATGGCTTATGAGGGGGATGCTGATTGGGAGGTCTTGATAAATGATCAAGGTCTGGATAGTGACAATTCATTTAGAACAAGAGTGAAGTTTGATTCCTCTTCAAGTATTGGTACAGAGGCTGAAAGTGGTGAGGCTGCAGCAGTGTCTGCTGGTCTTAAAGCTCATGCAGTTGGTCCTGTTgagaagatcaaattcaagGAGATCTTGAAGCGTAGAGGTGGGATTCAAGACTATTTGGAATGCAG GAATCAGATCCTTGCTCTGTGGAGTAAAGATGTTAGTCGAATTTTGCCTCTCACAGACTGTGGGGTAACAGATACGGCTTGTGCTGGTGAACCACCTCGTGCTTCCCTAATTAGGGATATTTATGCATTTCTTGATCTCAGT GGCTATATAAATGTTGGAATTGCTTGCGAGAAGGATAAAGCAGAACCTGGTTCTAAACATGACTACAAAattttaagagaaaaaaatttcgagGAAATTTCTGGAGTTTCAGTTGCTGATTCAGAGGATGGAGTTTCCTTTATCATTGGCCAGGTTAAGAGTTCAAAAACTTCAGTTGATGTGAAGAATGGTGTTCTAATTGAGAACGAAAACGTGACGCGGAGAGCCACAAATGACAATGGACTTATTACAGCTGTGGAATTGGCATTATCGAATGCAACAAACCATGTTGATTGCAATTCTGCTTACCAGGAAAACAGTAGTGGTGATGCAAGGCTACAAAATAGATTAGACAATATGGATTTTTCAAGTAGTGATCCAACTGGTGAGGCATTGGGTGGTGGAGCTGTCCCTGTTGCTACTCCAGAGATGAAGAATGTATCGCATAGTATTCAGTCTGCATCACATGATCATGCAGTGAGGAATAGTAATCCGCAATGTGGTCCAGAAGTCAGAATGGAAATCATTGTCATAGGTGCTGGTCCTGCTGGCTTAACTGCTGCACGCCACTTGCAACGCCAGGGTTTTTCCGTCACTATACTGGAAGCTAGGAGTAGAATAGGGGGTCGTGTTTACACAGACCGGTCATCTTTATCAGTTCCAGTGGATCTTGGTGCTAGCATTATAACTGGTGTTGAGGCTGATTGGGCAACTGAAAGACGACCAGATCCATCCTCATTAGTTTGCGCTCAGTTGGGCCTTGAATTGACTGTATTAAATAGTGATTGCCCTCTTTATGATATAACAACTGGTGCAAAAGTTCCTGCCGATCTGGATGAAGCTTTGGAAGCAGAGTTCAACAGCCTTCTTGATGACATGGTATTGCTTGTTGCCCAGGAGGGGGAACATGCCATGAGAATGTCTCTAGAGGAAGGTTTAGAATATGCCCTTAAGAGGCGGCGTATGGCACAAACAGGGACTAGtgttaaagaaaaagaactgcATGAGCAAGAGCTTTTGAGTCCTCTTGAGAGAAGGGTTATGGATTGGCATTTTGCTAACTTGGAATATGGTTGTGCTGCTCTGCTGAAGGAAGTATCTCTCCCCAACTGGAACCAAGATGATGTTTATGGTGGCTTTGGAGGAGCTCATTGTATGATTAAAGGGGGTTACAGCACTGTTGTTGAGTCTCTTGGAGAAGGACTTTGCATTCACTTGAATCATGTAGTTACTGATATTTCATATGGCATCAAGAATGCTGGATTAAATACTAACCAGTGTAACAAAGTCAAAGTTTCCACATCAAATGGCAATGATTTTTTAGGTGATGCTGTCTTGATTACAGTACCTCTTGGGTGCTTAAAAGCAGAAACCATAAAGTTTTCGCCACCATTGCCCCATTGGAAACATTCTTCCATCCAGCAGCTTGGGTTTGGAGTTCTTAATAAAGTAGTTTTGGAATTTCCGGATGTCTTTTGGGATGACTCCGTCGATTACTTTGGAGCTACTGCTGAGGAAACAGACCTGAGGGGACAGTGCtttatgttctggaatatcAGGAAAACTGTTGGGGCTCCTGTTCTCATAGCTTTATTGGTTGGTAAGGCAGCTATTGATGGCCAAAATATGAGCTCTTCTGATCATGTTAACCATGCATTAGTGGTTCTTCGCAAATTGTTTGGAGAAGCTTCAGTACCTGACCCTGTTGCATCAGTTGTGACAGATTGGGGTAGGGATCCCTTCAGCTATGGTGCCTACTCATATGTTGCTGTTGGAGCTTCTGGAGAAGACTATGATATATTAGGGAAGCCTGTTGAGAACTGCTTATTTTTTGCTGGTGAAGCTACCTGCAAGGAGCATCCTGACACTGTTGGTGGTGCAATGATGAGTGGACTTCGGGAGGCAGTGCGCATAATTGACATACTGACTACTGGAAATGATCACACAGCAGAAGTAGAGGCAATTGAGGCTATACAGAGACAGTCAGACTCTGAAAGGGATGAAGTTAGGGACATAACAAGGAGACTAGATGCAGTTGAACTTTCCAATGTCCTTTACAAGAACAGGGAAGCCCTTCTCCAGGACATGTTCTTTAACTCAAAAACCACTAAAGGAAGGTTGCATCTGGTCAAAGAGTTGTTGAGTCTTCCTGTTGAAACCTTGAAGTCCGTTGCTGGAACCAAAGAAGGGCTGACTACACTCAACTCGTGGATACTG GACTCGATGGGGAAGGCCGGAACTCAACTATTGCGGCATTGTGTTAGGCTCCTTGTGCTTGTTTCAACAGACCTACTGGCTGTGCGCTTGTCTG GCATAGGTAAAActgtaaaagaaaaagtttgtgTACATACTAGCCGTGATATACGTGCGATAGCAAGTCAGCTGGTCAGTGTGTGGCTTGAAGTTTTTCGCAAGGAAAAAGCTTCTAATGGTGGATTGAAATTGTCAAGGCAAGCAGCTGCAGTAGATTCATTTAAGAGAAAACCAATCAGAGATCCATCTTCTGGAAAGCCACCTCTACATACGTTTCATGGTGCTCTGGAGCACAAAGGAAGCTTGCAGGATTCAGCATCCACTGCAAACCATTTGCCTTTGAATGCTGTTAAGAAAGTGAATGGCAAAGCCATCAAAATTGAAGCAGTAAATTCCTCAAAATTGGAAATCAATTCATCAAGGTCTCGAGGTTCAACAGGCAGACCAGATACTAAGCCAGAGGTGAACAACTTTGCTATGACAGAAGCAGAACGAGCTGCCATTGCTGCCGCTGAAGCAGCCCGTGCAGCAGCACTTGCAGCTGCCGAG GCATATGCATCTTCAGAAGCCAAGAGCAGTACGTTGCTTCATCTTCCTAAGATCCCCTCATTTCATAAGTTTGCTCGAAGAGATCAGTACCCTCAAATAGATGAGTATGATTTTAGGAGGAAGTGGTCTGGCGGTGATTTGGGTAGACAAGACTGTATATCAGAAATAGACTCAAGGAACTGCAAAGTTAGGAACTGGTCTGTTGATTTCTCCGCTGCTTGTGTCAATCTTGATAGTTCAAGAATGTCAGTCGATAACCTCTCCCAGCGGAGCCATCCAAATGAGACTGCTAGTCAATTGAATTTCAGAGAGCACTCAGGGGAGAGCGCTGCTGTCGACAGCAGTATTTATACAAAAGCATGGGTTGATACAGCTGGTAGTGTCGGGATAAAGGACTATCATGCCATTGAGATGTGGCAATCTCAAGCAGCTGCAGCGGACCCTGATTTCTTCCATCCAGCACCGTATATAAATGACGAGGAAGATTCAAATACGACTTCAAAAAAACTCAGCTGGAAGCATGAAGGGATAGTAAATGAGAGCTCTGTTTCGCAAGTTACTGTAAACAAGGAGTCATTAAAAAATCATCATCGGGGAGCAGACCAAATCAAACAGGCCGTTGTTGATTATGTTGCATCATTGCTTATGCCCCTTTATAAAGCTAAAAAGATAGATAGAGATGGATACAAGTCAATCATGAAGAAAAGTGCTACCAAG GTCATGGAGCAGGCCACAGACGCAGAGAAAGCCATGGCTGTTTCTGGGTTTCTTGATTTCAAGCGCAGAAACAAG ATTCGTGCATTTGTGGACAAATTGATCGAGAGGCACATGGCAGTGAAGCCCGCTGTGAAATCTTGA
- the LOC117612998 gene encoding V-type proton ATPase 16 kDa proteolipid subunit isoform X1: MSSSTFSGDETAPFFGFLGAAAALVFSCMGAAYGTAKSGVGVASMGVMRPELVMKSIVPVVMAGVLGIYGLIIAVIISTGINPKAKSYYLFDGYAHLSSGLACGLAGLSAGMAIGIVGDAGVRANAQQPKLFVGMILILIFAEALALYGLIVGIILSSRSGQSRAD; this comes from the exons ATGTCTTCTTCAACGTTCAGCGGCGATGAAACGGCACCGTTCTTTGGGTTCCTCGGCGCCGCCGCGGCCCTTGTCTTCTCAT GTATGGGAGCAGCATACGGAACAGCGAAGAGCGGAGTAGGTGTGGCGTCGATGGGAGTGATGAGGCCGGAGCTGGTGATGAAGTCGATCGTGCCGGTGGTTATGGCTGGTGTGCTGGGTATCTACGGCCTTATCATCGCCGTCATCATCAGTACGGGCATCAATCCCAAGGCCAAATCCTATTACCTCTTCGATGGCTACGCCCATCTCTCCTCTGGTCTCGCTTGTGGCCTTGCTGGCCTCTCTGCTGGTATGGCTATTGGCATTGTCGGTGATGCTGGTGTTAG AGCCAACGCCCAGCAGCCAAAGCTTTTTGTTGGGATGATCCTCATTCTCATTTTTGCCGAAGCACTTGCCCTGTACGGTCTCATTGTTGGCATCATTCTCTCTTCTCGATCGGGTCAGTCAAGAGCCGACTAG
- the LOC117617947 gene encoding 1-acylglycerol-3-phosphate O-acyltransferase-like: protein MADEISRSAQRETSAASSTAAVAAENAKLKSKSIWPSVLRWIPTSTDKIIAAEKRLLSLVKTPYVQERVNIGSGPPGSKVRWFRSESNEERCINTVSFDSKEGSPTLVMIHGYGASQGFFFRNFDALASRFRVIAIDQLGWGGSSRPDFTCKSTEETEAWFIDSFEEWRKAKNLSNFILLGHSFGGYIASKYALKHPEHVQHLILVGPAGFSSESDTKFQWVTQFKATWKGAIFNHLWESNFTPQKLVRGLGPLGPNLVRSYTSTRFGSYSTGTTLTEEESGLLTDYVYHTLAAKASGELCLKYIFSFGAFARSPLIHSAPDWKVPTTFIYGYLDWMNYQGAQEAGKHMKVPCEIIRVPEAGHFVFIDQPDRFHSAVLYACRRFLSPDPDVESLPEGLTSA from the exons ATGGCCGACGAAATTAGCAGGTCCGCCCAACGAGAAACCTCCGCTGCTTCTTCTactgctgctgttgctgcagaaaatgcaaaattaaaatcaaaatccatCTGGCCTTCTGTCCTCCGTTGGATCCCCACCTCCACCGATAAGATCATTGCCGCCGAGAAGCGCCTCCTCTCTCTTGTCAA GACCCCTTACGTTCAAGAACGGGTGAATATAGGATCTGGACCGCCTGGCTCCAAAGTGAGGTGGTTTCGATCTGAAAGCAATGAAGAAAGGTGTATCAACACGGTTTCATTTGACAGCAAAGAGGGTTCTCCTACTCTTGTGATGATTCACGGATATGGTGCTTCTCAAGGTTTCTTCTTTAGAAATTTTGATGCCCTCGCCAGTCGGTTCAGGGTCATTGCCATTGATCAACTTGG TTGGGGCGGTTCAAGCAGGCCTGATTTTACATGCAAAAGCACTGAAG AAACTGAAGCATGGTTCATTGATTCTTTTGAAGAATGGCGAAAAGCCAAGAACCTCAGCAACTTTATATTACTTGGGCATTCATTTGGTGGGTACATTGCATCTAAGTATGCTTTGAAG CATCCCGAGCACGTTCAGCATTTGATTTTGGTGGGGCCTGCTGGGTTTTCATCCGAGTCAGACACAAAATTTCAGTGGGTTACCCAGTTCAAAGCAACATGGAAAGGAGCAATTTTCAACCATTTGTGGGAGTCTAATTTTACTCCTCAGAAGTTAGTCAG AGGGTTAGGGCCCTTGGGTCCAAATCTTGTTCGGAGTTACACCAGTACTAGATTCGGTTCTTATTCAACAGGGACCACGCTTACTGAAGAGGAATCCGGACTGTTAACAG ATTATGTATACCATACTTTAGCAGCCAAAGCTAGTGGGGAGCTGTGCTTAaagtatatattttcttttggagcGTTTGCTAGGAGTCCCCTTATTCACAG TGCACCAGATTGGAAAGTGCCAACTACTTTCATTTATGGCTATCTAGACTGGATGAACTACCAAGGGGCTCAAGAAGCTGGCAAGCATATGAAGGTTCCGTGTGAGATAATTAGGGTTCCTGAG GCTGGGCACTTCGTATTCATAGACCAACCGGATCGTTTCCATTCAGCTGTTTTGTATGCTTGCCGAAGATTTCTTTCTCCTGACCCTGACGTTGAATCGTTACCTGAAGGTTTGACATCTGCCTGA
- the LOC117612998 gene encoding V-type proton ATPase 16 kDa proteolipid subunit isoform X2: MSSSTFSGDETAPFFGFLGAAAALVFSCMGAAYGTAKSGVGVASMGVMRPELVMKSIVPVVMAGVLGIYGLIIAVIISTGINPKAKSYYLFDGYAHLSSGLACGLAGLSAGMAIGIVGDAGVRANAQQPKLFVGMILILIFAEALALYGLIVGIILSSRSGQSRAD; the protein is encoded by the exons ATGTCTTCTTCAACGTTCAGCGGCGATGAAACGGCACCGTTCTTTGGGTTCCTCGGCGCCGCCGCGGCCCTTGTCTTCTCATGtat GGGAGCAGCATACGGAACAGCGAAGAGCGGAGTAGGTGTGGCGTCGATGGGAGTGATGAGGCCGGAGCTGGTGATGAAGTCGATCGTGCCGGTGGTTATGGCTGGTGTGCTGGGTATCTACGGCCTTATCATCGCCGTCATCATCAGTACGGGCATCAATCCCAAGGCCAAATCCTATTACCTCTTCGATGGCTACGCCCATCTCTCCTCTGGTCTCGCTTGTGGCCTTGCTGGCCTCTCTGCTGGTATGGCTATTGGCATTGTCGGTGATGCTGGTGTTAG AGCCAACGCCCAGCAGCCAAAGCTTTTTGTTGGGATGATCCTCATTCTCATTTTTGCCGAAGCACTTGCCCTGTACGGTCTCATTGTTGGCATCATTCTCTCTTCTCGATCGGGTCAGTCAAGAGCCGACTAG